A window of Dysidea avara chromosome 1, odDysAvar1.4, whole genome shotgun sequence genomic DNA:
TATAGTGTTTCTTTCTAACCAACTAGATCTGTTACATGTATTTATGTGAGGCCATCCAAATGTTCAAATCTTATTAAAATTAGCAGTAGTGATTGCTAGACCATGAACAACTCAATTTACAAAGTAGAACATATTCTCAATTTTAGTGTTTGCTTCctcaaaatcaaatcaaatataGTAGTATCGGGTGTTTATATCAGTTCCTTGAACTACATtgctgcatagtaacaccggaTGATCAACTAAGGATTTCTTTCTTGTCTTTGGTATTTCCTTTTAGTGGTATAGTTTACTAGTGAGGAAGTATTGTGATGGAAGAAATCAGTTTCAACTTACATACTTTCCTTTCCTTTAACACTGTCTACCTCTGTAGTTATGAATATCCTGAAGTTTTAGGCATGTTTCATTGAGGCTTCAACCAAACCACCTAAATGTGTTGTTGCAATTTTCATAGTACCCCATGAGGAGGTTACGTTTACCAAGGTGAGGTTGTGTATTACTTGTAGGAAGGATTATCTGGTAACTACTGTCTGATAGAGGAAGGCACATGGCTGATTATGAAAACGTTCTTTTGTACACTATGATATACTGCCTGCGTTAAATTACTGAGCATACACAACCATTAAACAGGTTCTATCTCAGAAAAAAAAACTGATTTCCTAAGCTAACTCATACTTTCAAAGCACGTATCAAAACTACCTCAATCACAGCCAGAGTGTCTAATCTTAAAGCTATCCAACAATACTCATGCATTAATCCTTACCAACCTTGATCATGAGAAGGAATAGTTTGTGTACCATAGAGTTTCTTGAGTAAACACACTGAAACATCTTGCCCGCGCCGATCAGGTGTAGGTTCCTAATGGTGCCTTTTAGATTCATGTACATGGCTACAGTGTATTATGTGATAtcagctgcacacaaaataGCTACATATCAACTTCCACTACCACATATAATACATTGTAGTCAAAGATGATACTACCATATATAGCCTGTCCAATATCAACAGGTTGTGTACAATCCTCCGCTACACAAATCCCAATAGTCAATTTACTACCCCCACACCTATGTTGTCTTGTTATCAAATGTTCAGAAACATTGTCAACCACTGATACCCATAAACACACAGTTTTCAAAGCTTGTGTAATTAATCAAGGTGTTGTGGTACATAAGCCATGCTGTGATCTATGAATAATTCAGTATCTATGTGCATCGATCACAGAAACAACACAAGTATAATGATGTTTAGTGATATAGGTGTTTTCTAACGTCTTTTCCTTGTAATGTAATTGTTGTCCTTATTCAGTATTTATGATATTTACAGTTGGCTATGCTTCCTATGAAATGAAACCATCAACAACTAAACGCTGTCTAAACAGGAACACCCAATGACAAAATTTTAGATGAAactaaattttatgtgtgataCATGCTATAAAATTTTAGATGTCTTACATTTGTGAGTTAATTTATAATTAGATGTACATATAGTTTCTTACTTTTAGCCAAGAAAAACTAAACTATCACGAGCGACTACTTGCTCTGTTAGAGAGTGAAGAAGAGAATAACCCACCTGGACTAAAAGAGAATGTTGGCTCAGAGGAAAATAAGGAGAAAAAGAAAGCAGAATTTTTCAAATCAGACAATAGGGGATTTGTCAACTCTTTATTTATTGAATCCATTGATGTTCTAGTAATGTCATCACAAGATGGAAAATTTTGTAAGTTTATGAGAATTGTGAATTGATATGGGTCGAGTCATTTGCTGCATGTGTAATCACTGGATAGgtagtgtatatgtgtgtgtgtgtgtgtgtgtgtgcacttacAATTAATAACTTCCTAGAACTGAATAATAAAGCCATTTTTGGTTGCTAGGTGTGAATCTTTTGAAGTTACCCACTAATGTttatagtgtacatgtatatcaaCTAATTTGTTTGATCTTAAGTGACTGGTATTTGCTTTGTTCTTTCTCATTGTAGTTGTTTGGGGATTTGATGAAGAGACAGTCAAAGTATTGAAAGACATGCAGAAGCAACAGCAACAAGGAGTTGGGTCACACAACACTAGAGATATTAGTGTTGAGAATATGACCAAATACCAAACACTGATAACTAGTGATGTGTTCAGTAACAAGGAAGTTACCATAGAACAACCAACAAAATTAGTGACTGCCAACCAAGAGGTAGGATTCTGACATCTTCTAACCACTGAgcaatgtacacacacacagaaacacacacacacacacacacacgcacacacacacacacacacacacacgcacacgcacacacgcacacgcacacacacacacacacacacaccacacacatactacactgcacacacattTTACATCCATTGCACAAGTACACAGTTGATGTTTTCAGGAACAATATTACACTtctataattagctattttgcATATAAGTGTATTATACAGTTCTtatttgcactatcaaattgaCTGTGCTATTTTTAGAAGTTACTATATTTGTATCGTGTTCAACAGTAATGAAAACAATACATGTAGATTGAATTGGTGTGGTTAATATTATAGTTCTTGTTGCCAGGAATCTGTCATGAACAGAGTAGCTGGTTTCATGTGTCGTTATGTTCTTAATGGTCACTATGGATGTTCTTCTGGTCTAGCTGTTGTAGAGAGGACCAGTGGTCCAGGCTACTCCACAACTTACctggtactatatatatatatatatatatgatatgATATTTAGGATGAATACATGTGTTAGTACATTTGTTCTATCATCAAAATGATTTGTTTTAGTTTGTTTAGTTCCATTTATAAGATCACATACAATATCCTTTCTTCACGTTACAACTGGTTGATTGAAGTAATGGAATTAAAGTTTTGAGAACAAAAATGACTACTGCATGTACAACAGTAACAAGGAATTGATTCATGCGGAGCCTATGGCAGTAATGCCATACAACCAGACTAGTTATGGCCTCAGATTTTTGTCCATTCTAACTATTTAGAGTATACCTACTTGGAAACATGTACAAAGCCATTGATAATGTATAGATCAAAGAGTAGTGGCTAAATGTTTTAGGAACACATCTCATCCACTAATAATGACATGATAAGTGTACTGATGATGTATGGCACAACATGTCAGTACTAGCACAAATTGTTACTCCTCCAAACAGATTTCTGGTGGATGGGATAAAAGGATTCGTCTATGGAATCTTGAAATAGGAAAGTACATATTCATATCATTTGTATAACACTTCATAATAATATCATGTACTGTTCAGATTAGTTGATGAGTTCCATAGTCAACTAGGAGGACATGAGGTGGCTTCGGATGGAGTCATCACTGATCTGGATTATTCCAGTGAAATGTAAATCATGTTATCTGATGTTGTGTGTGTCTTTTACCTCATAATGCATGTAAAGGGGAGGTGGTAGAGTATAACAGTTGATATCATATGTACCAACTCTAatcaggctgtaggaccaggtgtcctacagaccttcagcacttgtgctgtaaagccttaatagaTACATCTATTGAAAATATTTCTTGGATATATACAATATCTGTCTCTTTTTTTTATTGTGACAAAGATTTTGAAAGGAAAGCATTTACTGTTGCACTGTTTTTCTCATGCATTCACATGTTTTTACATGGTGTCAAATATATAATTACAATCGTGAATGAGCAACAACTGGTAAACGCCATTGAACTGACTATGGTTAATATCATTAACAACTCACAAACACTTTACATCACAGAAGTACGTAGGTTGTAGTTATCTTGTGGAAATAACATCACACTGGCTTCAACCCTATAGTCACACATTTAGCAATGTCAACTTCTAACTGGTGGGCTATTACACCACACAGTGGTGGGCAGTCTACTAACACATTCCCACACATGAACCATAATAATATTAGTCATCAACCACCAAcattatgtgtgtatgcatagtGAAACAAAAACATTGCAGTGATTGAGATGAATTAGAACTTGATGATTACTACGTACATGCATGAATCAGTTTGATTCCCAGATGGTAGATATGTACACAAAATAAACCTTAGTACTAATATAACTCATGCTATTTCGGTTGTTTCTGTTAGAAATTTGTTTGCATATTCATCAATGGATCATCTGATATATTTACGACAGTTTGCAACTAAAGGATCTGATATGAAACTGGTGGCTACAATGAAAGAACATGTCAGCGAAGTTGCTAAAGTTAGGGACATTTGTACATTGCATATACCACTTTACAGCTACTAAGCCAACTCATTTCCTTTGACAAATTATTTTTGGTTTGTGGTTGTGACCATTTAGTGGGTAGTTGTATAGTTACCATGCAACAGTAGTTATAATGTTATTAGATTTAAAGTAGACAGagaacatgtaataaatatttttatttatacAGAATTTTGTGTATACAATTCAATTTCACGTAGTCAATTGTACATCCTTTGCTCTATTTCTTTCCTGTGTAGATCAAGTGGAACAAAGTCCACAACAACTGGGTGTCTGCATCTGATGATGGAGTAATCAGGGTGTGGGTGAGTTATTACAAATTATTGGTCCTTACTCTGACATGGTTTTACTTCGAGTTCTGTGTAACAAGATCTTCCTGTGACTTTGTGTCATTGTAAACAATTGTGAGATCATCATCTTTCTTACTACCAAATGTGGGCTGATTTTTTGTGTCCGTCACAACTAAGTTGTAAAACTATTTTTTTTGTGTAAGGCTTTTAATTACCCCAGGAAAAATATTATGTACCATGTGTGTTATGAAAGGTGCGCCCAGAGTAATAGCTGGAGCTGTCATGAAACATATTTGAAAATATGAATAGTTTTTTTAACTGAAAGTATAGAAGTAAACTACTTTTTACACTTAGTTATAGTTAAAACACTGCTGTGCATGTGtttggaaaatacagcacaagggaGGAGGAGGGGGGGGATCAAGAAGCTAATATGGCACAAGGTGAAGCCGGGTGTTGCATTAGCCTTGAGACACCCCTTGTATTATTCATACACACAAGTATACATGATGCTTTAAGTGTTTCTGATCATCTTGCTCAAAGCGTGCTCACCACTTaaattttcagtgatcagacCATCAGTAAAAATTCGTGTCATCTGGGATagtttagcaatttacaatgtcacgcatgtGATCATGGATAAAATACTGTCTGAATGGGGTTGTGTCCATACCTTTCCTGGCTTACACAACTGTACTGCATATTTGCCCAATtatccgcataactgtactgtatgacttatGATTCATACAGTACAGATATGTAGCTGATTGGTACAGTatggaaatacagcacactttAGCACTTTGATCCttccacacaaagtacaatatgatGCATATACGTAATATATATCATATCTCTATCAGCCACGTCTGGTAaatacatatacactgtaatacTACAATATCGTTTAGTTCAATTGTCGGTAACATTACTCATCATGCTATCCACATACTTTCACAGCACAATGTTAATCATTTTCCTTATTATCTGTCTATATAACACTtcaccacacatacacacacacacatacatactaatCAAGTTATGGTATAATGTACAAAGGATGTCCTGTAATTGTCACACACTTCATCCCTTAGTCAGCAGACGGACTGACCTGTGAACAGATTATGAACGCCGATGATTCTGTGACAGTTTTGGTCATAGATAAACTTCATGGGTTTATTATTGCAGCTGTGAAGAGTACCATCAAGTGAGCTGTTAGTTGAGGGCTATGAGTGTGTATGTGCATTTTTACAGATAGATCTAAGCATTGACATTGCATGCAGGAACTGGCAATCATGTAATGTTTTTTCCTCATAGAGTTTATGACTACAGTTTACAATAAAAACCATCATCCATATCCCAGAACGTGATcaggtatgtgtgttgtgtagtgtgtttatgtgtgtgtgtgtgtgtgtgtgtgtgtgtgtgtgtgtgtgtgtgtgtgtgtgtgtgtgtgtgtgtgtgtgtgtgtgtgtgtgtgtgtgtgcattcgtgtgtgtgtgcattcgtgtgtgtgtgcattcgtgtgtgtgtgtgtgtgtgtgtgtgtgtgtgtgtgtgtgtgtgtgtgtgtgtgtgtgtgtgtgtgtgtgtgtgtgtgtgtgtgtgtgtgtgtgtgtgtgtgtagtaagtGGACCTAGCGTACAGTGTCTGTACAGTGTAATCTGATGCCAGAACAACTGAAACTATTTGCTGCACCATCACTTTGTAGCATCACCTTGTTTGTTCAACGCAAtggtttttttttgtctgtCACCGATGAGTGTCccattataaaggttcagtgtagTGAAGTatcatatgtacacatgtacatgtaatagaGATTCAGTCGTTATGTGGTGAAAAGGGAAGTACTCACAAAATGTATGTACGTAGCTTGACATTTGCACATTTTAATCCgggaatgctctattagagtatttcactttGTTAGAGAGTATCATGTAAATGTCTTGTTTGTTACTCCAACAAGGAAGAATGGTTTTGCTGATTATTGTTAATAATCAATCAAACTATCAATCTAAGAAGCTatctctattgcagtttccactgactgctttattagggagtatcaatcttttttcatggaattaaactccatagtttggcatagcactccagtctGGCATATTTTACGCAGTTCCCATATTAAACTCTTATTAGTTGATCAACCTGGCTACACATAACCAGGGGCTAAAATTAAATAGCGAATAGCCTACaatcctatatatatatatacgtatatatagcaTTATTTTTGTGTGTGATATACCAGAAACATCAAACATAATGCTATCATAATAGGCAGCTGTTTTTCAACAAATTGGACATCCATGCATGCTAAAAATTGCTTAATGTTGATTGTTTTGTACTTTTCAGTGAGTTTTCACTGAAGTATCTTACATTCATACAGACACAGTACATCACAATATACACCCATTTTCTGGTAGCTTAACAGTCAGTGAACACTTATCAATTGTGCTGggcaatatcacgatattatcATTATATCCAGATATTTACATCTGATACCTTCTTCAAATTGCAATATCGTCATATTGTATTTCAGTAATTTTCTGTATTTAGTGTAATTCTACATAATTACGTATTTGCACATATTCTTTGATGGAAGTGCTTGTCAAATTAAAAGTGCTGGTTATGTATTTCTTAGAAAAATGTTTTTGCTATACCTGTCCACCTGAGTATGTATTTAGTAATATTGTGATGTTTCAGGTGGTGTTGGTAGGAAATTGTGATATTTCCCAGCTCTACTTATCAGCAGTTATAACATAATTTTATGTTACTGTATTATGTTATGTTATGCTACAATGCTAACAATTTCTGTTCACAGTTTAATCTATAATTTAATTTAGCACTGAGCTTAGCATATTTAATTTAGGTTTTGTTCTAATACAACGTAACAACCTTGTTAATCGtaagttgactgttctattagagtatattgaatATAGTATTAATTATTATGCTAACATTATACTTGATGTTCGAGGTACCTACTGTGCAGAATTGTTGCACCATTTTTATCAAAATGGAAATGATTCTGGTTTCTGGTACAAACAATCCCCCTTCAAAAGTTATTTTATTAGCCCAGGGGTGgattcaggggggggggggggggggggtcaaagggttccatggaaccccccttttgaaagagcctttcttactagagatactctaatagagcagtcacagtagtcttttgaggagcagtgtagcaagctatgtatccagttataaataaggaaatatagttggtgagggcatctacgGTGAGGGGCagttattgtcagcaggtgatgaccttttttttcttttgtcttcaacttacacctaagctgaagttgcaattccagagtggaacccccctttttaaaaatctgaatCTGCATGCCCCTGTAGCCTTCTGTATACATAGTAATATAATTGACAACGCATACTTTAAGTAAACTGTtttatgaaaattttgattggtcgtaaatattatgtcaaacatttgaacaacaagatattaaacttgtgaccgaatttgacaaaacaaggcttgcACACATATCCAGTTGTCTGACTTcaaccaactgtaacttgactcaGTAAGCTATAGCTATTGatctaaaattttcacacagtTTTTAATGGCATTGTAGAACACCAAGCCAATGGCAATATTGGCATAATTCTAAATTGATCATGAGTTATGGTGCTTAAATGTCATAAAAGTAGATGTGCATGGAAGCCTAACTTATTTTATCAAATGTAATCACATTTATTGTACAGGGAGTATTATTATTTATACATTActaatgtgtatgcatatagtgaCCACCACCTTGTTTATGCACAATCCATTATGGACGCAAAGATATCTGCAGCTGTTTTCTAGTTTTAGTGTCTTAATTAACTTGCAAGTCGTGTGAGTGTTAAATTATTTATATATAAAACAACTTGGAAAATGTTTAGTTTGTAGGAGCTACTGTAAAAGTGCACTTTTGAAAGAGTAATTAATTGGGCTATACACTATTTTTATTATATAATTGTAATTAGTACCAAAATTCATAATTATACACTGCTTTCAGCTACTACTAATAACCAGagtcagctactgtatgtagtaAAGTCACAGACAGATTGCTTAACTGGCTATACGGATTATTTTGGTATATTATGCAAGGTGCATAATTAGGACGAGCTTAAAGTAGCTATGGTTGTTGTAGTGATTCGTAATGTTTTTGTCTGGCTGTAATTAtgacaataataaaacaaaaaaatgcaaccgggcctgcgaaaacagggcatgtgggcacataaagtTTACCTAATATTTCAACCTTTTATGGTTCATAACTTTTGATGCCATTAAGCTATGGCCATGAACTTTTTAGCGCCTATTTCTCATTTGATTGGCTTTATAATTCAAGTTATAGAATGcagatatgtgaccgggcctgcgataatagggcatgtgggcacatgatttttgcctactttttcacaattTCATCATGCATATCTTTTTGTATCATTATGGTATggaattgcaattttcagctcttagtgagcatttaattggcatcatgatgcaagttacagaatggaaatatacttttccagtactgagatattacctgtagagtgatggggtgtagtttgtgcccacatgccctgttttcgcaggcccggtcacatattctaTTCTActtactgagatatgacccattgagtgacagggtgtagtaatttgtgcccacatgtcctatttttgcaggcctggtcataAATTCAGTTCAGTATAATAGTAAATGCAAACACCTCGTTGTGTATGGAAAGATCACTATTTATGGCATGCACTATATCTGTAGCTAGTCTAGTCCACTTTTATACTGAAAAATCTCTCATAGAACACTTAGCTTGTCACACACATGGTCCATGCAACAAATTTCAAGGTTGGTTAATGGTATAAATTTTTTCACAATTCAATAATATGAcaaacaataatattacataaaatGTATCAGTCTTTTCGTACAAAATataaatatatgcatgtatgtacaaaattaatactaTGTCGTTGTGAGGGGGTTCTTCTAAGATTTGCAAAACACTCGACACCTACTAAGTCTGTCTAATGCACGATTAGCATCAGTTCTTTCCATCAATAGACACCAGCCAGAAGCTCAGGTTATCTTGGTAGTAGTGGCAGATATCCTTGGCATTGCATTCCACAAATGGTTGGGTACGGAATTCTGTAAGACAGGAGCCTGGTGATTCCAGCTGTTGACCACTACCTTCAGAACCATGCAACTCCAGTATTCTGAAAAACAACAATTACTAAACATGTAGAAACAACTTAGcagggtggttaatacactaTACAAGCTTTGATAATGCATTGGATTGTAAAATAAGAATTttcaaaaatcaggactgtatTGCTTTTGTTGAATTTAACACAATGTTGTTCATCCATATAGACCCCGTGCGCAATAAGGcgtggcactttattacatcatcgAAATGGCACATTTACCATTTTTTTAGGGCAAAAAACATATTTGTTCCATGCtaggaatttaaaaaaatgtaatGTGAAGTATTCATATTGAAAAACAGAGGAGTGCTGTTAAAAAGTAAGTTACTAGGTAAAGGTACATAACATACTTGTTGCATGCCACCCAGGGAAAGTTTTTTTCAATAGAATACTCAATACTTTTGCCCTCATTTCCCTCTGAAATCCCACGTAAATCATCGTGAAATCTGAAGCCATAGCACCTTTTCACCGGACCATGCCTTAGTGCGCATGTGGTCTATATAGCAATGCACAGCACTGCAGACCATTGGATAGAAAAGAATAGTATGAGAATAAAATCTCAGCAACTTATCATTAGGAAACTGTACCCTGTCCATACACTCTGCCATGTTGACGGGCAGTCAGGTATTGAGTTAGACTGACTGTGGACTGTGAGAATGGCGGAATCAATTGCACACACTGAACTGCAAGATATGTGATCTTCATTTTCATCCATGGGGATCTCTTCACTGTCAACAGCAGCATTTGTAGACAGCCAGTAAGTTTTCCCACTGCGAAATGAGTAATAACATCTGGAATTCTCTCCTCTACCACGACACATCATGAAAGGTATAGTATTAAAGCAATGCACACAGGAGCCAGGTTTTCCTAAGTCTTGGCCATGGCCAAAGCCATCACCATCAGTGAAGCCC
This region includes:
- the LOC136237158 gene encoding uncharacterized WD repeat-containing protein all2124-like isoform X1 gives rise to the protein MASGTESALLYDPKSGDNVTEYVNQLDDPSEDSYNKILQHLVYIPEMSVVLGSTNRKEVHAWKYCYSSCVCIQECPDHIETMTYTNKVPILLFSGSFDGEVIKWERLQLNTFMYSQEKLNYHERLLALLESEEENNPPGLKENVGSEENKEKKKAEFFKSDNRGFVNSLFIESIDVLVMSSQDGKFFVWGFDEETVKVLKDMQKQQQQGVGSHNTRDISVENMTKYQTLITSDVFSNKEVTIEQPTKLVTANQEESVMNRVAGFMCRYVLNGHYGCSSGLAVVERTSGPGYSTTYLISGGWDKRIRLWNLEIGKLVDEFHSQLGGHEVASDGVITDLDYSSEINLFAYSSMDHLIYLRQFATKGSDMKLVATMKEHVSEVAKIKWNKVHNNWVSASDDGVIRVWSADGLTCEQIMNADDSVTVLVIDKLHGFIIAAVKSTIKVYDYSLQ
- the LOC136237158 gene encoding uncharacterized WD repeat-containing protein all2124-like isoform X2; protein product: MASGTESALLYDPKSGDNVTEYVNQLDDPSEDSYNKILQHLVYIPEMSVVLGSTNRKEVHAWKYCYSSCVCIQECPDHIETMTYTNKVPILLFSGSFDGEVIKWERLQLNTFMYSQEKLNYHERLLALLESEEENNPPGLKENVGSEENKEKKKAEFFKSDNRGFVNSLFIESIDVLVMSSQDGKFFVWGFDEETVKVLKDMQKQQQQGVGSHNTRDISVENMTKYQTLITSDVFSNKEVTIEQPTKLVTANQEESVMNRVAGFMCRYVLNGHYGCSSGLAVVERTSGPGYSTTYLISGGWDKRIRLWNLEIGKLVDEFHSQLGGHEVASDGVITDLDYSSEINLFAYSSMDHLIYLRQFATKGSDMKLVATMKEHVSEVAKIKWNKVHNNWVSASDDGVIRVWSADGLTCEQIMNADDSVTVLVIDKLHGFIIAAVKSTIK
- the LOC136237190 gene encoding collagen alpha-2(IV) chain-like; protein product: MKGSKGDNGEPGGRGESGTPFNLITLHSQTNSTPACPAGSVRLWEGYTMGFTDGDGFGHGQDLGKPGSCVHCFNTIPFMMCRGRGENSRCYYSFRSGKTYWLSTNAAVDSEEIPMDENEDHISCSSVCAIDSAILTVHSQSNSIPDCPSTWQSVWTGILELHGSEGSGQQLESPGSCLTEFRTQPFVECNAKDICHYYQDNLSFWLVSIDGKN